One Pedomonas mirosovicensis genomic region harbors:
- the gspK gene encoding type II secretion system minor pseudopilin GspK — protein MRVSESGAALLTVLLMVAVMAAVSVAIVDDMLMATRRTANANERGQMAWYARGAEVMAAELIARTDEGILMRALADPDSTASERNFPIDGGRIHARVRDGGNCFNLNSVVTQLEKGGYHADARGRRQYMNLLDALGFNEQEQAELSSALIDWIDSDTRTSPRGAEDYDYAALSVPYRTGNTLLADVSELRAIKGYDAEVVAKLRPFVCALMGAEKTQLNVNTLRPEQAALLTMLVGKDLRPETARRLIEDRPDGGYANATMFWASEPLEGAQVDQETRSQVTLQTRLFALEAEVTYQGAYMAVNSLFERQGDKVVLVSRKLGDVR, from the coding sequence TTGCGGGTTTCTGAATCCGGCGCGGCGCTGCTGACCGTGCTGCTGATGGTGGCGGTGATGGCGGCTGTATCGGTTGCCATTGTCGATGACATGCTCATGGCCACCCGGCGCACCGCCAATGCGAACGAGCGCGGCCAGATGGCGTGGTATGCGCGCGGGGCGGAGGTGATGGCGGCAGAGCTCATCGCCCGCACCGATGAGGGAATTCTCATGCGCGCCCTGGCGGATCCAGATTCCACCGCGAGCGAACGGAATTTTCCGATCGACGGCGGGCGCATCCACGCCCGTGTGCGCGATGGCGGCAACTGCTTCAACCTCAACAGCGTGGTCACGCAACTGGAAAAGGGCGGCTACCATGCCGATGCCCGAGGGCGGCGGCAGTATATGAACCTGCTGGATGCGCTTGGCTTCAACGAGCAGGAGCAGGCGGAGCTGAGTTCGGCGCTGATTGACTGGATCGACAGTGACACCCGCACCTCACCGCGGGGCGCTGAGGATTATGATTATGCCGCCCTCAGCGTGCCCTACCGCACCGGCAACACCCTCTTGGCGGACGTTTCCGAGCTGCGGGCGATCAAGGGATATGACGCCGAAGTGGTTGCGAAGCTGCGCCCGTTCGTTTGCGCGCTGATGGGCGCGGAGAAGACGCAGCTCAACGTCAACACGCTGCGGCCAGAGCAGGCGGCGCTGCTGACCATGCTGGTCGGCAAGGACCTGCGCCCTGAGACGGCGCGCCGCCTGATCGAGGACCGGCCGGACGGCGGCTATGCGAATGCAACCATGTTCTGGGCGTCCGAGCCGCTGGAAGGCGCGCAGGTCGACCAGGAAACACGCTCGCAGGTGACCCTGCAAACCCGATTGTTCGCGCTGGAGGCGGAGGTGACATATCAGGGGGCCTACATGGCGGTAAATTCCCTCTTCGAACGCCAGGGAGACAAGGTCGTGCTCGTCTCCCGCAAGCTGGGAGATGTTCGGTGA